Proteins encoded within one genomic window of Mesorhizobium sp. AR10:
- a CDS encoding LysR family transcriptional regulator produces MNVQRRLLPNISALAAFEAVARLGSFTAAAQELDLTQGAVSRQVRLLEDQFGRRLFERDSRNVRLSTAGEIYAEAVRSALGQLRDAALGLMSNRHSGILNLAILPTFGTRWLMPLIPDFVENNPDITINFVTRIGRFDFARERLDAAIHHGQPDWPDADSTLLMRETVMPVVSPEFLASRAIATAVDISRLPLLHMATRPGAWGEWFEEQGLSPPTGPGMQFEQFGTVAQACMAGLGVALLPEILIAGELQRGQLVPAPGRPMQSRSAYYLVVPHDKRGHPPVASFRDWLLGQVEKEPAVLAW; encoded by the coding sequence ATGAACGTCCAGCGCCGCCTTTTGCCGAACATCAGCGCCCTCGCCGCCTTCGAGGCGGTGGCCCGTCTGGGCAGTTTTACCGCTGCTGCCCAGGAGCTCGATCTGACCCAGGGCGCCGTCAGCCGGCAGGTCAGGCTTTTAGAAGACCAGTTCGGCCGCCGCCTGTTCGAGCGCGACAGTCGCAATGTCAGGCTGTCGACGGCGGGCGAAATCTATGCCGAGGCGGTTCGCTCCGCGCTTGGCCAGCTGCGCGACGCGGCGCTCGGATTGATGAGCAATCGGCATAGCGGCATCCTGAACCTCGCCATATTGCCGACCTTCGGCACGCGTTGGCTGATGCCGCTCATTCCGGATTTCGTCGAAAACAATCCCGACATCACCATCAACTTCGTCACCCGCATCGGACGCTTCGACTTCGCCCGCGAGCGACTGGACGCCGCCATTCATCATGGTCAGCCCGACTGGCCGGACGCCGACTCCACGCTGTTGATGCGCGAGACAGTGATGCCGGTGGTTTCACCCGAATTCCTGGCCAGCCGCGCCATTGCCACGGCGGTCGATATCAGCCGCCTGCCGCTACTGCACATGGCGACGCGTCCCGGTGCCTGGGGCGAATGGTTCGAAGAGCAGGGTCTCAGCCCGCCGACCGGGCCCGGCATGCAGTTCGAGCAATTCGGCACCGTCGCCCAGGCCTGCATGGCCGGGCTTGGCGTGGCGCTCCTGCCGGAGATCCTGATTGCGGGCGAGCTGCAGCGCGGCCAGTTGGTGCCGGCGCCGGGCCGGCCGATGCAGAGCCGCAGCGCCTACTATCTCGTCGTGCCACACGACAAACGCGGCCATCCGCCCGTCGCCAGCTTTCGCGACTGGCTGCTGGGCCAGGTTGAGAAGGAGCCGGCTGTTCTGGCGTGGTAG
- a CDS encoding acyl-CoA dehydrogenase has protein sequence MAADKNAFVWEDPFLIENQLSEDERMVRDGAVAFAADKLAPKIEEAYLEEKTDAGIFREMGDAGLLGITIPEEYGGLGANYVTYGLVAREVERVDSGYRSMMSVQSSLVMFPIHAYGSEAQRKKYLPKLASGEWIGCFGLTEPDAGSDPGGMKTRAEKTANGYKLSGSKMWISNAPIADVFVVWAKLKGENGKDEIRGFVLEKGMKGLSAPKIGGKLSLRASITGEVVMEGVEVGEDALLPNAKGLGGPFGCLNRARYGISWGAMGAAEDCWHRARQYGLDRKQFGKPLAGTQLFQKKLADMQTEIALGLQASLRVGRLMDEGKMAPEMISIVKRNNCGKALDIARQARDMHGGNGIQIGYHVMRHAQNLETVNTYEGTHDVHALILGRAQTGIQAFF, from the coding sequence ATGGCCGCCGACAAGAACGCGTTCGTCTGGGAAGATCCCTTCCTGATCGAGAACCAGCTTTCTGAAGACGAACGCATGGTGCGCGACGGCGCCGTGGCCTTTGCCGCCGACAAGTTGGCGCCGAAGATCGAGGAAGCCTATCTTGAGGAGAAGACCGACGCCGGTATCTTTCGCGAGATGGGCGATGCGGGTCTGCTCGGCATCACGATTCCTGAGGAATATGGCGGGCTCGGCGCCAACTATGTCACCTACGGGCTGGTGGCGCGGGAAGTCGAGCGCGTCGACTCGGGTTATCGCTCGATGATGAGCGTGCAGTCGTCGCTGGTGATGTTTCCGATCCATGCTTATGGCTCGGAGGCGCAGCGCAAGAAGTACCTGCCGAAGCTGGCCTCGGGCGAATGGATCGGCTGCTTCGGCCTTACCGAGCCGGATGCGGGGTCCGATCCCGGCGGCATGAAGACGCGGGCCGAGAAGACGGCGAACGGCTACAAGCTTTCCGGTTCCAAGATGTGGATTTCCAACGCGCCGATCGCCGACGTGTTCGTCGTCTGGGCGAAGCTCAAGGGCGAGAACGGCAAGGACGAGATTCGCGGCTTCGTGCTGGAAAAGGGCATGAAGGGGCTGTCGGCGCCGAAGATCGGCGGCAAGCTCAGCCTGCGCGCATCGATCACCGGTGAGGTGGTGATGGAAGGCGTCGAGGTCGGCGAAGACGCGTTGCTGCCGAACGCCAAGGGCCTCGGCGGTCCGTTCGGCTGCCTCAACCGGGCGCGCTATGGCATTTCCTGGGGGGCGATGGGCGCGGCCGAGGATTGCTGGCACCGCGCCCGCCAATATGGCCTCGACCGCAAGCAGTTCGGCAAGCCGCTGGCCGGCACGCAGCTGTTCCAGAAGAAGCTCGCCGACATGCAAACCGAGATCGCGCTGGGCCTACAGGCCAGCCTGCGGGTCGGGCGGCTGATGGACGAAGGCAAAATGGCGCCGGAGATGATCTCGATCGTCAAGCGCAACAATTGCGGCAAGGCGCTCGATATTGCCCGCCAGGCCCGCGACATGCATGGCGGCAACGGCATCCAGATCGGCTACCACGTCATGCGCCACGCGCAGAACCTGGAAACCGTCAACACCTATGAGGGCACGCATGACGTGCACGCGCTGATCCTTGGGCGGGCACAGACGGGGATACAGGCGTTCTTCTGA